From Aythya fuligula isolate bAytFul2 chromosome 20, bAytFul2.pri, whole genome shotgun sequence, a single genomic window includes:
- the SMG8 gene encoding protein SMG8 → MLLDQLRSNCTMRETDSLLAPTLSGPRRYQMMRHGRQQLSFYAESSSSSSSSSGQLVDCTLKEFLWQHVELVLSKKGFDDSVGRNPQPSHFELPTYQKWVAAALKLYEVTIEGKDDDPTSLTGELSSKIMGSIKVLEGYLDIDTKFSENRCQKALPMAHSAYQSNLPHNYTMTVHKNQLAQALRVYSQHARGPAFHKYAMQLNEDCYKFWSNGHQLCEERSLTDQHCVHKFHLLPKAGEKPEADRNPPILYHNSRARSTGACNCGRKQAPRDDPFDIKAANYDFYQLLEEKCCGKLEHINFPVFQPSTPDPAPARDESSPAPPEGEIEKLKEKEPQTQGESTGLSLALSLGQSTGSLGTYPPDAQAGGDNAESHGQSGDSKSEKRPSLVDRQASTVEYLPGMLHSNCPKGLLPKFSSWSLVKLGPAKAYNFHTGLDQQGFIPGTNYLMPWDIVIRTRTEDEGDLDTNSWPAPNKAVPAKRSSVVMGRGRRRDDIARAFVGFEYEDARGRRFMCSGPDKVMKVMGGGPKESAIKALNSDMPLYILSSTQGRGLKPHYAQFMRLFVVVPDAPLQITLTPQVQPGPPPCPVFYPEKQEITLPADGLWVLRFPYAYVTERGPCFPPKESQQLMSYKVLRGILKAITHYHCDLVNPTVFHWNTFWK, encoded by the exons ATGCTGCTCGATCAGCTCAGGAGCAACTGCACCATGAGGGAAACGGACTCGCTGCTGGCTCCCACGCTGTCGGGACCCAGGAGGTACCAGATGATGCGCCacggcaggcagcagctgtccTTCTACgcggagagcagcagcagcagctccagctcctctgggcagctggTGGACTGCACCCTCAAGGAGTTCTTGTGGCAGCACGTGGAGCTGGTGCTCAGCAAGAAGGGCTTTGACGACAGCGTGGGGAGGAACCCGCAGCCCTCCCACTTTGAGCTCCCGACCTACCAGAAGTGGGTCGCTGCGGCTTTGAAGCTGTACGAAGTGACCATCGAAGGCAAAGACGACGACCCGACTTCTCTCACCGGGGAACTGAGCTCCAAAATCATGGGCAGCATCAAAGTCTTGGAAGGCTATTTAGACATAGACACCAAATTCTCTGAAAACCGTTGCCAGAAAGCCCTCCCCATGGCCCACAGCGCCTATCAGTCCAACCTGCCCCACAACTACACCATGACGGTCCACAAGAACCAGCTGGCGCAGGCCCTGCGCGTGTACAGCCAGCACGCGCGCGGCCCGGCCTTCCACAAGTACGCCATGCAGCTTAACGAGGACTGTTACAAGTTCTGGAGCAACGGGCACCAGCTGTGTGAGGAGCGCAGCCTAACTGACCAGCACTGCGTGCACAAGTTTCATCTGCTCCCAAAAGCAG GTGAGAAGccagaagcagacagaaatCCTCCAATCCTGTACCACAACAGCCGGGCTCGTTCCACTGGTGCCTGCAACTGTGGAAGGAAACAAGCTCCTCGGGACGACCCCTTTGATATCAAAGCAGCAAATTATGACTTTTACCAG cttctggaagaaaaatgctgtgggaaactgGAGCACATcaattttcctgtgtttcagccAAGTACTCCTGATCCGGCACCTGCTAGGGACGAGTCCTCGCCTGCTCCTCCGGAAGGCGAGATCgagaaactaaaagaaaaagaacctcAGACTCAGGGAGAAAGCACAGGTCTGAGCTTGGCCCTCAGCCTGGGTCAGTCGACGGGCAGCTTGGGCACGTACCCGCCTGACGCCCAGGCTGGAGGGGACAATGCTGAAAGCCACGGGCAGAGTGGGGACTCCAAAAGTGAGAAAAGGCCGAGCCTGGTAGATCGTCAGGCATCCACTGTCGAGTACCTCCCTGGGATGCTCCATTCCAACTGCCCCAAGGGCCTTTTGCCCAAATTCTCTAGTTGGTCACTGGTGAAGCTGGGGCCTGCTAAGGCTTATAACTTTCACACGGGCCTAGACCAACAAGGCTTTATCCCGGGAACAAACTATTTAATGCCTTGGGACATTGTCATCAGGACGAGAACTGAAGACGAAGGAGATTTAGATACCAACTCTTGGCCTGCACCTAACAAGGCCGTCCCTGCGAAAAGAAGCTCAGTTGTGATGGGAAGAGGGAGACGGAGAGATGACATCGCTCGAGCTTTTGTAGGATTTGAATACGAAGATGCACGTGGCAGGAGGTTCATGTGTTCAGGACCCGATAAGGTCATGAAGGTGATGGGCGGGGGGCCGAAGGAATCCGCCATCAAAGCCCTCAATTCCGACATGCCGCTCTACATCCTGTCGTCGACTCAGGGACGAGGGCTCAAGCCACATTACGCCCAGTTCATGAGACTCTTTGTGGTGGTTCCGGATGCTCCACTGCAAATAACGCTAACGCCTCAg gttcAGCCAGGGCCACCACCTTGCCCTGTATTTTACCCTGAGAAACAGGAAATAACCCTTCCAGCTGATGGACTCTGGGTGCTTAGATTTCCTTATGCATACGTGACAGAACGTGGACCCTGCTTTCCTCCAAAAGAAAGCCAACAATTAATGAGTTACAAAGTTCTTCGAGGAATACTGAAAGCGATTACACA TTATCACTGTGATCTAGTGAACCCCACTGTATTTCACTGGAACACATTTTGGAAATAG